A portion of the Panthera tigris isolate Pti1 chromosome E1, P.tigris_Pti1_mat1.1, whole genome shotgun sequence genome contains these proteins:
- the CHRNE gene encoding acetylcholine receptor subunit epsilon isoform X2 → MAGALLGALLLLELLGGGDGKNEELRLYHHLFDNYDPERRPVKEPEDTVTITLKVTLTNLISLDWQDYRLNFSKDDFGGIETLRVPSELVWLPEIVLENNIDGQFGVAYDANVLVYEGGYLSWLPPAIYRSSCAVEVTYFPFDWQNCSLVFRSQTYDAREVAFVFAVDDEGKTISNIDIDTEAYTENGEWAIDFCPGLIHHHGGSADDPGGIDVIYTLIIRRKPLFYTINIIVPCVLISGLVLLAYFLPAQGKGPPGPQPRARRWERDPLSPAAPSSRRPEVHRVHQRPAGADRLLVPDRPEDPRDVAERADAGQPPRAPPRTRWRRSSRRWPRLLSAPAQGGLRGMRPLRLQGLELPEPLLQKFMGRGHSEFQGGQERGLQGHLEEEQGQRGRRVTGWGHRRPPKASGCQPWAQSHLRGAVEVVDPQQGLQGAGGPLHGRRRRKEGQRGTRPVPPPERVVCEVTGRAAGRSGVTRGGLRRYLIFVMVVATIIVMNCVIVLNLSLRTPTTHAASPRLRHVLLELLPRLLGSRAPPGPPRVASPPRRASSVGLLLRAEELILKKPRSELVFEGQRHRHGPWTAALCQSLGAAAPEVRCCVDAVNFVAESTRDQEASGEEVSDWVRMGKALDNICFWAALVLFGVGSSLIFLGGYFNQVPKLPYPPCM, encoded by the exons ATGGCGGGGGCTCTGCTGGGTGCCCTGCTCCTCCTGGAGCTCCTCG GTGGAGGTGACGGCAAGAACGAAGAGCTACGTCTCTACCACCATCTTTTCGACAACTACGACCCAGAACGCCGGCCGGTGAAGGAGCCTGAAGACACTGTCACCATCACCCTCAAGGTCACCCTGACCAACCTGATCTCACTA GACTGGCAGGATTACAGACTCAACTTCAGTAAGGACGACTTCGGGGGCATAGAAACCTTGCGGGTCCCTTCGGAGCTCGTGTGGCTGCCTGAGATCGTGCTGGAAAACAA CATCGACGGCCAGTTCGGCGTGGCCTACGACGCCAACGTGCTGGTCTACGAGGGCGGCTACCTGAGCTGGCTGCCCCCGGCCATCTACCGCAGCAGCTGCGCCGTGGAGGTCACCTACTTCCCCTTTGACTGGCAGAACTGCTCGCTCGTCTTCCG CTCGCAGACGTACGACGCCCGAGAGGTGGCGTTTGTCTTCGCCGTGGATGACGAGGGCAAGACCATCAGCAACATCGACATCGACACCGAGGCCTACACTG AAAACGGCGAATGGGCCATCGATTTCTGCCCCGGACTGATCCATCACCACGGGGGCTCCGCGGACGACCCGGGGGGCATTGACGTCATCTACACGCTCATCATCCGCCGGAAGCCGCTCTTCTACACAATCAACATCATCGTGCCCTGCGTGCTCATCTCGGGCCTGGTGCTGCTCGCCTACTTCCTGCCGGCGCAGGGTAAGGGGCCGCCGGGACCCCAACCCCGGGCTCGCCGCTGGGAGCGGGACCCGCTCTCACCGGCCGCTCCCTCCAGCCGGCGGCCAGAAGTGCACCGTGTCCATCAACGTCCTGCTGGCGCAGACCGTCTTCTTGTTCCTGATCGCCCAGAAGACCCCCGAGACGTCGCTGAGCGTGCCGATGCTGGGCAG CCCCCCCGCGCCCCACCTCGAACAAGGTGGCGCCGAAGCTCACGACGCTGGCCGCGGCTTCTCTCAGCACCAGCCCAGGGTGGGCTTCGGGGCATGCGGCCGCTGCGACTCCAGGGACTCGAGCTCCCGGAACCTCTGCTCCAGAAATTCATGGGCCGCGGCCACAGCGAGTTCCAGGGAGGACAGGAGCGGGGGCTGCAGGGCCAcctggaggaggagcaggggcagcGGGGCCGTCGGGTCACGGGGTGGGGGCACCGGAGACCTCCCAAGGCCTCGGGCTGCCAGCCCTGGGCGCAGTCTCACCTCCGTGGAGCTGTGGAAGTGGTAGACCCACAGCAGGGTCTCCAGGGAGCTGGGGGTCCCCTTCATGGCCGGCGGCGGCGGAAGGAGGGCCAGCGGGGCACGCGTCCGGTCCCGCCGCCGGAGAGGGTCGTTTGTGAGGTCACAGGCCGGGCCGCGGGCCGCAGTGGGGTCACGCGCGGCGGGCTCCGCAGGTACCTCATCTTCGTCATGGTGGTCGCCACGATCATCGTCATGAATTGCGTCATCGTGCTCAACTTGTCACTGCGGACGCCCACCACGCACGCCGCGTCTCCGCGGCTGCGCCAC GTCCTGCTGGAGCTGCTGCCTCGCCTCCTGGGCTCCCGCGCGCCGCCCGGGCCCCCCCGGGTCGCCTCGCCGCCCCGGCGCGCGTCGTCGGTGGGCCTGCTGCTCCGCGCCGAGGAGCTGATACTGAAAAAGCCGCGGAGCGAGCTCGTGTTTGAGGGGCAGAGGCACCGGCATGGGCCCTGGACCG CCGCCCTCTGCCAGAGCCTGGGCGCCGCCGCCCCCGAGGTCCGCTGCTGCGTGGACGCCGTGAACTTCGTGGCCGAGAGCACGCGAGACCAGGAGGCCTCCGGCGAG gagGTGTCCGACTGGGTGCGCATGGGGAAGGCCCTCGACAACATCTGCTTCTGGGCCGCCCTGGTGCTCTTCGGCGTGGGGTCCAGCCTCATCTTTCTGGGCGGCTACTTCAATCAAGTGCCCAAGCTGCCCTACCCGCCGTGTATGTAG
- the CHRNE gene encoding acetylcholine receptor subunit epsilon isoform X5: MAGALLGALLLLELLGGGDGKNEELRLYHHLFDNYDPERRPVKEPEDTVTITLKVTLTNLISLNEKEETLTTSIWIGIDWQDYRLNFSKDDFGGIETLRVPSELVWLPEIVLENNIDGQFGVAYDANVLVYEGGYLSWLPPAIYRSSCAVEVTYFPFDWQNCSLVFRSQTYDAREVAFVFAVDDEGKTISNIDIDTEAYTENGEWAIDFCPGLIHHHGGSADDPGGIDVIYTLIIRRKPLFYTINIIVPCVLISGLVLLAYFLPAQAGGQKCTVSINVLLAQTVFLFLIAQKTPETSLSVPMLGSPPAPHLEQGGAEAHDAGRGFSQHQPRVGFGACGRCDSRDSSSRNLCSRNSWAAATASSREDRSGGCRATWRRSRGSGAVGSRGGGTGDLPRPRAASPGRSLTSVELWKW, encoded by the exons ATGGCGGGGGCTCTGCTGGGTGCCCTGCTCCTCCTGGAGCTCCTCG GTGGAGGTGACGGCAAGAACGAAGAGCTACGTCTCTACCACCATCTTTTCGACAACTACGACCCAGAACGCCGGCCGGTGAAGGAGCCTGAAGACACTGTCACCATCACCCTCAAGGTCACCCTGACCAACCTGATCTCACTA AACGAGAAAGAGGAGACCCTCACCACCAGCATCTGGATTGGAATC GACTGGCAGGATTACAGACTCAACTTCAGTAAGGACGACTTCGGGGGCATAGAAACCTTGCGGGTCCCTTCGGAGCTCGTGTGGCTGCCTGAGATCGTGCTGGAAAACAA CATCGACGGCCAGTTCGGCGTGGCCTACGACGCCAACGTGCTGGTCTACGAGGGCGGCTACCTGAGCTGGCTGCCCCCGGCCATCTACCGCAGCAGCTGCGCCGTGGAGGTCACCTACTTCCCCTTTGACTGGCAGAACTGCTCGCTCGTCTTCCG CTCGCAGACGTACGACGCCCGAGAGGTGGCGTTTGTCTTCGCCGTGGATGACGAGGGCAAGACCATCAGCAACATCGACATCGACACCGAGGCCTACACTG AAAACGGCGAATGGGCCATCGATTTCTGCCCCGGACTGATCCATCACCACGGGGGCTCCGCGGACGACCCGGGGGGCATTGACGTCATCTACACGCTCATCATCCGCCGGAAGCCGCTCTTCTACACAATCAACATCATCGTGCCCTGCGTGCTCATCTCGGGCCTGGTGCTGCTCGCCTACTTCCTGCCGGCGCAGG CCGGCGGCCAGAAGTGCACCGTGTCCATCAACGTCCTGCTGGCGCAGACCGTCTTCTTGTTCCTGATCGCCCAGAAGACCCCCGAGACGTCGCTGAGCGTGCCGATGCTGGGCAG CCCCCCCGCGCCCCACCTCGAACAAGGTGGCGCCGAAGCTCACGACGCTGGCCGCGGCTTCTCTCAGCACCAGCCCAGGGTGGGCTTCGGGGCATGCGGCCGCTGCGACTCCAGGGACTCGAGCTCCCGGAACCTCTGCTCCAGAAATTCATGGGCCGCGGCCACAGCGAGTTCCAGGGAGGACAGGAGCGGGGGCTGCAGGGCCAcctggaggaggagcaggggcagcGGGGCCGTCGGGTCACGGGGTGGGGGCACCGGAGACCTCCCAAGGCCTCGGGCTGCCAGCCCTGGGCGCAGTCTCACCTCCGTGGAGCTGTGGAAGTGGTAG
- the CHRNE gene encoding acetylcholine receptor subunit epsilon isoform X3 produces MAGALLGALLLLELLGGGDGKNEELRLYHHLFDNYDPERRPVKEPEDTVTITLKVTLTNLISLNEKEETLTTSIWIGIDWQDYRLNFSKDDFGGIETLRVPSELVWLPEIVLENNIDGQFGVAYDANVLVYEGGYLSWLPPAIYRSSCAVEVTYFPFDWQNCSLVFRSQTYDAREVAFVFAVDDEGKTISNIDIDTEAYTENGEWAIDFCPGLIHHHGGSADDPGGIDVIYTLIIRRKPLFYTINIIVPCVLISGLVLLAYFLPAQAGGQKCTVSINVLLAQTVFLFLIAQKTPETSLSVPMLGRYLIFVMVVATIIVMNCVIVLNLSLRTPTTHAASPRLRHVLLELLPRLLGSRAPPGPPRVASPPRRASSVGLLLRAEELILKKPRSELVFEGQRHRHGPWTAALCQSLGAAAPEVRCCVDAVNFVAESTRDQEASGEEVSDWVRMGKALDNICFWAALVLFGVGSSLIFLGGYFNQVPKLPYPPCM; encoded by the exons ATGGCGGGGGCTCTGCTGGGTGCCCTGCTCCTCCTGGAGCTCCTCG GTGGAGGTGACGGCAAGAACGAAGAGCTACGTCTCTACCACCATCTTTTCGACAACTACGACCCAGAACGCCGGCCGGTGAAGGAGCCTGAAGACACTGTCACCATCACCCTCAAGGTCACCCTGACCAACCTGATCTCACTA AACGAGAAAGAGGAGACCCTCACCACCAGCATCTGGATTGGAATC GACTGGCAGGATTACAGACTCAACTTCAGTAAGGACGACTTCGGGGGCATAGAAACCTTGCGGGTCCCTTCGGAGCTCGTGTGGCTGCCTGAGATCGTGCTGGAAAACAA CATCGACGGCCAGTTCGGCGTGGCCTACGACGCCAACGTGCTGGTCTACGAGGGCGGCTACCTGAGCTGGCTGCCCCCGGCCATCTACCGCAGCAGCTGCGCCGTGGAGGTCACCTACTTCCCCTTTGACTGGCAGAACTGCTCGCTCGTCTTCCG CTCGCAGACGTACGACGCCCGAGAGGTGGCGTTTGTCTTCGCCGTGGATGACGAGGGCAAGACCATCAGCAACATCGACATCGACACCGAGGCCTACACTG AAAACGGCGAATGGGCCATCGATTTCTGCCCCGGACTGATCCATCACCACGGGGGCTCCGCGGACGACCCGGGGGGCATTGACGTCATCTACACGCTCATCATCCGCCGGAAGCCGCTCTTCTACACAATCAACATCATCGTGCCCTGCGTGCTCATCTCGGGCCTGGTGCTGCTCGCCTACTTCCTGCCGGCGCAGG CCGGCGGCCAGAAGTGCACCGTGTCCATCAACGTCCTGCTGGCGCAGACCGTCTTCTTGTTCCTGATCGCCCAGAAGACCCCCGAGACGTCGCTGAGCGTGCCGATGCTGGGCAG GTACCTCATCTTCGTCATGGTGGTCGCCACGATCATCGTCATGAATTGCGTCATCGTGCTCAACTTGTCACTGCGGACGCCCACCACGCACGCCGCGTCTCCGCGGCTGCGCCAC GTCCTGCTGGAGCTGCTGCCTCGCCTCCTGGGCTCCCGCGCGCCGCCCGGGCCCCCCCGGGTCGCCTCGCCGCCCCGGCGCGCGTCGTCGGTGGGCCTGCTGCTCCGCGCCGAGGAGCTGATACTGAAAAAGCCGCGGAGCGAGCTCGTGTTTGAGGGGCAGAGGCACCGGCATGGGCCCTGGACCG CCGCCCTCTGCCAGAGCCTGGGCGCCGCCGCCCCCGAGGTCCGCTGCTGCGTGGACGCCGTGAACTTCGTGGCCGAGAGCACGCGAGACCAGGAGGCCTCCGGCGAG gagGTGTCCGACTGGGTGCGCATGGGGAAGGCCCTCGACAACATCTGCTTCTGGGCCGCCCTGGTGCTCTTCGGCGTGGGGTCCAGCCTCATCTTTCTGGGCGGCTACTTCAATCAAGTGCCCAAGCTGCCCTACCCGCCGTGTATGTAG
- the CHRNE gene encoding acetylcholine receptor subunit epsilon isoform X1: protein MAGALLGALLLLELLGGGDGKNEELRLYHHLFDNYDPERRPVKEPEDTVTITLKVTLTNLISLNEKEETLTTSIWIGIDWQDYRLNFSKDDFGGIETLRVPSELVWLPEIVLENNIDGQFGVAYDANVLVYEGGYLSWLPPAIYRSSCAVEVTYFPFDWQNCSLVFRSQTYDAREVAFVFAVDDEGKTISNIDIDTEAYTENGEWAIDFCPGLIHHHGGSADDPGGIDVIYTLIIRRKPLFYTINIIVPCVLISGLVLLAYFLPAQGKGPPGPQPRARRWERDPLSPAAPSSRRPEVHRVHQRPAGADRLLVPDRPEDPRDVAERADAGQPPRAPPRTRWRRSSRRWPRLLSAPAQGGLRGMRPLRLQGLELPEPLLQKFMGRGHSEFQGGQERGLQGHLEEEQGQRGRRVTGWGHRRPPKASGCQPWAQSHLRGAVEVVDPQQGLQGAGGPLHGRRRRKEGQRGTRPVPPPERVVCEVTGRAAGRSGVTRGGLRRYLIFVMVVATIIVMNCVIVLNLSLRTPTTHAASPRLRHVLLELLPRLLGSRAPPGPPRVASPPRRASSVGLLLRAEELILKKPRSELVFEGQRHRHGPWTAALCQSLGAAAPEVRCCVDAVNFVAESTRDQEASGEEVSDWVRMGKALDNICFWAALVLFGVGSSLIFLGGYFNQVPKLPYPPCM from the exons ATGGCGGGGGCTCTGCTGGGTGCCCTGCTCCTCCTGGAGCTCCTCG GTGGAGGTGACGGCAAGAACGAAGAGCTACGTCTCTACCACCATCTTTTCGACAACTACGACCCAGAACGCCGGCCGGTGAAGGAGCCTGAAGACACTGTCACCATCACCCTCAAGGTCACCCTGACCAACCTGATCTCACTA AACGAGAAAGAGGAGACCCTCACCACCAGCATCTGGATTGGAATC GACTGGCAGGATTACAGACTCAACTTCAGTAAGGACGACTTCGGGGGCATAGAAACCTTGCGGGTCCCTTCGGAGCTCGTGTGGCTGCCTGAGATCGTGCTGGAAAACAA CATCGACGGCCAGTTCGGCGTGGCCTACGACGCCAACGTGCTGGTCTACGAGGGCGGCTACCTGAGCTGGCTGCCCCCGGCCATCTACCGCAGCAGCTGCGCCGTGGAGGTCACCTACTTCCCCTTTGACTGGCAGAACTGCTCGCTCGTCTTCCG CTCGCAGACGTACGACGCCCGAGAGGTGGCGTTTGTCTTCGCCGTGGATGACGAGGGCAAGACCATCAGCAACATCGACATCGACACCGAGGCCTACACTG AAAACGGCGAATGGGCCATCGATTTCTGCCCCGGACTGATCCATCACCACGGGGGCTCCGCGGACGACCCGGGGGGCATTGACGTCATCTACACGCTCATCATCCGCCGGAAGCCGCTCTTCTACACAATCAACATCATCGTGCCCTGCGTGCTCATCTCGGGCCTGGTGCTGCTCGCCTACTTCCTGCCGGCGCAGGGTAAGGGGCCGCCGGGACCCCAACCCCGGGCTCGCCGCTGGGAGCGGGACCCGCTCTCACCGGCCGCTCCCTCCAGCCGGCGGCCAGAAGTGCACCGTGTCCATCAACGTCCTGCTGGCGCAGACCGTCTTCTTGTTCCTGATCGCCCAGAAGACCCCCGAGACGTCGCTGAGCGTGCCGATGCTGGGCAG CCCCCCCGCGCCCCACCTCGAACAAGGTGGCGCCGAAGCTCACGACGCTGGCCGCGGCTTCTCTCAGCACCAGCCCAGGGTGGGCTTCGGGGCATGCGGCCGCTGCGACTCCAGGGACTCGAGCTCCCGGAACCTCTGCTCCAGAAATTCATGGGCCGCGGCCACAGCGAGTTCCAGGGAGGACAGGAGCGGGGGCTGCAGGGCCAcctggaggaggagcaggggcagcGGGGCCGTCGGGTCACGGGGTGGGGGCACCGGAGACCTCCCAAGGCCTCGGGCTGCCAGCCCTGGGCGCAGTCTCACCTCCGTGGAGCTGTGGAAGTGGTAGACCCACAGCAGGGTCTCCAGGGAGCTGGGGGTCCCCTTCATGGCCGGCGGCGGCGGAAGGAGGGCCAGCGGGGCACGCGTCCGGTCCCGCCGCCGGAGAGGGTCGTTTGTGAGGTCACAGGCCGGGCCGCGGGCCGCAGTGGGGTCACGCGCGGCGGGCTCCGCAGGTACCTCATCTTCGTCATGGTGGTCGCCACGATCATCGTCATGAATTGCGTCATCGTGCTCAACTTGTCACTGCGGACGCCCACCACGCACGCCGCGTCTCCGCGGCTGCGCCAC GTCCTGCTGGAGCTGCTGCCTCGCCTCCTGGGCTCCCGCGCGCCGCCCGGGCCCCCCCGGGTCGCCTCGCCGCCCCGGCGCGCGTCGTCGGTGGGCCTGCTGCTCCGCGCCGAGGAGCTGATACTGAAAAAGCCGCGGAGCGAGCTCGTGTTTGAGGGGCAGAGGCACCGGCATGGGCCCTGGACCG CCGCCCTCTGCCAGAGCCTGGGCGCCGCCGCCCCCGAGGTCCGCTGCTGCGTGGACGCCGTGAACTTCGTGGCCGAGAGCACGCGAGACCAGGAGGCCTCCGGCGAG gagGTGTCCGACTGGGTGCGCATGGGGAAGGCCCTCGACAACATCTGCTTCTGGGCCGCCCTGGTGCTCTTCGGCGTGGGGTCCAGCCTCATCTTTCTGGGCGGCTACTTCAATCAAGTGCCCAAGCTGCCCTACCCGCCGTGTATGTAG
- the CHRNE gene encoding acetylcholine receptor subunit epsilon isoform X4, whose amino-acid sequence MAGALLGALLLLELLGGGDGKNEELRLYHHLFDNYDPERRPVKEPEDTVTITLKVTLTNLISLNEKEETLTTSIWIGIDWQDYRLNFSKDDFGGIETLRVPSELVWLPEIVLENNIDGQFGVAYDANVLVYEGGYLSWLPPAIYRSSCAVEVTYFPFDWQNCSLVFRSQTYDAREVAFVFAVDDEGKTISNIDIDTEAYTENGEWAIDFCPGLIHHHGGSADDPGGIDVIYTLIIRRKPLFYTINIIVPCVLISGLVLLAYFLPAQGKGPPGPQPRARRWERDPLSPAAPSSRRPEVHRVHQRPAGADRLLVPDRPEDPRDVAERADAGQVPHLRHGGRHDHRHELRHRAQLVTADAHHARRVSAAAPRPAGAAASPPGLPRAARAPPGRLAAPARVVGGPAAPRRGADTEKAAERARV is encoded by the exons ATGGCGGGGGCTCTGCTGGGTGCCCTGCTCCTCCTGGAGCTCCTCG GTGGAGGTGACGGCAAGAACGAAGAGCTACGTCTCTACCACCATCTTTTCGACAACTACGACCCAGAACGCCGGCCGGTGAAGGAGCCTGAAGACACTGTCACCATCACCCTCAAGGTCACCCTGACCAACCTGATCTCACTA AACGAGAAAGAGGAGACCCTCACCACCAGCATCTGGATTGGAATC GACTGGCAGGATTACAGACTCAACTTCAGTAAGGACGACTTCGGGGGCATAGAAACCTTGCGGGTCCCTTCGGAGCTCGTGTGGCTGCCTGAGATCGTGCTGGAAAACAA CATCGACGGCCAGTTCGGCGTGGCCTACGACGCCAACGTGCTGGTCTACGAGGGCGGCTACCTGAGCTGGCTGCCCCCGGCCATCTACCGCAGCAGCTGCGCCGTGGAGGTCACCTACTTCCCCTTTGACTGGCAGAACTGCTCGCTCGTCTTCCG CTCGCAGACGTACGACGCCCGAGAGGTGGCGTTTGTCTTCGCCGTGGATGACGAGGGCAAGACCATCAGCAACATCGACATCGACACCGAGGCCTACACTG AAAACGGCGAATGGGCCATCGATTTCTGCCCCGGACTGATCCATCACCACGGGGGCTCCGCGGACGACCCGGGGGGCATTGACGTCATCTACACGCTCATCATCCGCCGGAAGCCGCTCTTCTACACAATCAACATCATCGTGCCCTGCGTGCTCATCTCGGGCCTGGTGCTGCTCGCCTACTTCCTGCCGGCGCAGGGTAAGGGGCCGCCGGGACCCCAACCCCGGGCTCGCCGCTGGGAGCGGGACCCGCTCTCACCGGCCGCTCCCTCCAGCCGGCGGCCAGAAGTGCACCGTGTCCATCAACGTCCTGCTGGCGCAGACCGTCTTCTTGTTCCTGATCGCCCAGAAGACCCCCGAGACGTCGCTGAGCGTGCCGATGCTGGGCAG GTACCTCATCTTCGTCATGGTGGTCGCCACGATCATCGTCATGAATTGCGTCATCGTGCTCAACTTGTCACTGCGGACGCCCACCACGCACGCCGCGTCTCCGCGGCTGCGCCAC GTCCTGCTGGAGCTGCTGCCTCGCCTCCTGGGCTCCCGCGCGCCGCCCGGGCCCCCCCGGGTCGCCTCGCCGCCCCGGCGCGCGTCGTCGGTGGGCCTGCTGCTCCGCGCCGAGGAGCTGATACTGAAAAAGCCGCGGAGCGAGCTCGTGTTTGA